Proteins from a single region of Cydia splendana chromosome 9, ilCydSple1.2, whole genome shotgun sequence:
- the LOC134793594 gene encoding transcription elongation factor 1 homolog, with protein MGRRKSKRKPPAKRKAIEPLDQQFNCPFCNHEKSCEVKMDRARNTARIQCRVCLEDFQTTTNVLSEPIDVYNDWVDACESAN; from the exons ATGGGTCGCCGCAAGTCAAAAAGGAAGCCGCCGGCAAAGAGGAAAGCCATAGAGCCGCTTGATCAACAATTCAACTGCCCATTTTGTAATCACGAAAAATCTTGTgaagtaaaaat GGATCGAGCGCGTAATACAGCTCGAATACAATGTCGAGTGTGTTTAGAAGACTTTCAAACCACCACCAATGTACTGTCTGAGCCCATAGATGTTTATAATGACTGGGTAGATGCTTGTGAAAGCGCAAATTAG
- the LOC134793928 gene encoding uncharacterized protein LOC134793928 translates to MPLMRIRSVEIVFEDEMSTCTDTGLLDRSIELIVSDSSDDSTKCVDDLEHLLEREGNDSVTLNAEGDFSEDNSVSLKPVSPDIPKADSPQSNVQDQDTQALSESVTFPIEDVSLSLLVSEMGDSGRFTEDPSSSHYPASQETVPVSSCEDALLSQSLDVINVDTSTIPSTLEISDISSIIDDSRGKLFEYIDSSSSSSDSTAVCDGDARLPPLQFAPSDDDTTVCDSSDLQYDSFVDLGKF, encoded by the coding sequence ATGCCCCTAATGAGGATAAGGAGTGTCGAGATCGTCTTCGAAGACGAAATGTCCACTTGTACAGATACCGGCCTACTGGATAGAAGTATTGAACTGATCGTGTCCGATAGCAGCGACGACTCCACTAAATGCGTCGACGATTTGGAACATTTGCTAGAGAGGGAGGGCAACGACTCCGTCACGCTTAACGCAGAAGGAGACTTCTCTGAAGACAACTCGGTGTCATTGAAACCTGTCAGCCCCGATATTCCCAAAGCCGACAGTCCCCAGTCCAACGTCCAAGATCAGGACACTCAGGCGCTAAGCGAAAGCGTAACGTTCCCCATCGAAGACGTCAGTTTGTCTCTCCTGGTGTCCGAAATGGGCGACTCCGGTCGGTTCACGGAGGACCCCAGCTCATCCCACTACCCGGCTTCGCAAGAAACGGTCCCGGTGTCCTCGTGCGAGGACGCCCTGCTTTCTCAGTCATTAGACGTTATCAACGTAGACACATCCACCATACCGAGTACATTAGAGATATCAGACATTTCGAGTATCATAGACGACTCGCGCGGCAAACTGTTCGAGTACATCGACAGCTCGAGCTCGAGCTCGGACAGCACGGCGGTGTGCGACGGCGACGCGCGCCTGCCGCCGCTGCAGTTCGCGCCCTCCGACGACGACACGACGGTGTGCGACAGCTCCGACCTGCAGTATGACTCCTTTGTAGATTTGGGCAAGTTCTAA
- the LOC134793595 gene encoding vesicle-fusing ATPase 1-like — translation MYSSMRMKAAKCPSDELAITNCALINKEDFPSDVKHIEVTTGPSQSFVFSTRFYSGVESGTVGFSAPQRKWATLSIGQPIDVKPFKPQSADCLCSVTLEADFMSKKTVSTEPYDSEQMARDFLIQFGNQMFTVGQQLAFSFQDKKVLSLTVKNLEAVDAQAMAQGSKVVPRRVRLGRLLPDACIQFDKAENSSLNLVGKAKGKQPRQSIINPDWDFGKMGIGGLDNEFNAIFRRAFASRVFPPEVVEQLGCKHVKGILLYGPPGTGKTLMARQIGQMLNAREPKIVNGPQILDKYVGESEANIRRLFADAEEEEKRAGPNSGLHIIIFDEIDAICKARGSVGGNTGVHDTVVNQLLSKIDGVDQLNNILVIGMTNRRDMIDEALMRPGRLEVQMEIGLPDEKGRVQILNIHTKRMREYKKLAEDFDAKEFAAVTKNFSGAELEGLVRAAQSTAMNRLIKASSKVEVDPEAMEKLRVERADFLHALENDIKPAFGTAAEALEHFLARGIVNWGAPISALFEDGQLYIQQARATEASGLVSVLLEGPPNSGKTALAAQLAKMSDFPFVKVCSPEDMVGFTETAKCLQIRKYFDDAYRSTLSCILVDNIERLLDYGPIGPRYSNLTLQALLVLLKKQPPKGRKLLILCTSSRRQVLEDMEVTSAFTGVLHVPNLSQPEHVMSVLEESDAFSKRDLQKIQHDLRGAKIFIGIKKLLALIDMVKQTEEENRVFKFLTKMQEEGGLDLGTTIQ, via the exons ACACATTGAAGTAACAACAGGGCCTTCACAGAGTTTCGTCTTCAGCACCCGCTTTTACAGTGGGGTTGAGAGTGGCACAGTGGGATTCTCAGCACCACAGAGAAAATGGGCAACACTCTCCATTGGCCAA CCGATCGATGTCAAGCCATTCAAGCCCCAAAGTGCAGATTGCCTGTGCAGTGTTACTTTAGAAGCTGACTTTATGTCTAAGAAAAC CGTATCGACGGAGCCGTACGACTCTGAGCAGATGGCGCGCGACTTCTTGATTCAGTTCGGCAACCAGATGTTCACCGTCGGCCAGCAGCTCGCCTTCTCCTTCCAGGATAAGAAGGTGCTGTCGCTAACTGTCAAGAACTTGGAAG CTGTTGACGCGCAAGCCATGGCGCAGGGCTCTAAGGTGGTGCCGCGGCGCGTGCGCCTGGGCCGGCTGCTGCCCGACGCCTGCATACAGTTCGACAAGGCAGAGAACTCCTCACTCAACCTCGTCGGGAAGGCCAAGGG AAAACAACCGCGGCAGTCCATTATCAACCCGGACTGGGACTTCGGCAAGATGGGCATCGGCGGTCTGGACAACGAGTTCAACGCCATCTTCCGGCGAGCGTTCGCGTCTCGCGTCTTCCCTCCCGAGGTCGTCGAGCAGTTAG GCTGCAAACACGTGAAGGGTATCCTTCTGTACGGGCCGCCCGGTACGGGTAAGACCCTGATGGCGCGGCAGATCGGCCAGATGCTGAACGCGCGCGAGCCGAAGATCGTGAACGGCCCCCAGATCTTGGACAAGTACGTGGGCGAGAGCGAAGCCAACATTCGACGGCTGTTCGCTGATGCCGAAGAAGAAGAAAAGAGA GCCGGTCCCAACAGCGGTCTGCACATAATCATATTCGACGAGATCGACGCCATCTGCAAGGCCAGAGGCTCCGTCGGGGGCAACACAGGAGTCCACGATACTGTCGTCAACCAGCTGCTGTCCAAGATCGATG GCGTGGACCAACTCAACAACATCCTCGTCATCGGCATGACGAATCGCCGCGACATGATCGACGAGGCGCTCATGCGACCTGGTCGTCTGGAGGTCCAGATGGAAATCGGTCTGCCGGACGAGAAGGGCCGAGTCCAGATCCTTAATATTCACACTAAGCGTATGAGGGAATATAAGAAGCTGGCAGAGGACTTTGATGCGAAG GAGTTCGCAGCGGTCACGAAGAACTTCTCCGGCGCCGAGCTGGAGGGTCTGGTCCGCGCCGCGCAGTCCACGGCCATGAACCGGCTCATCAAGGCCTCCAGCAAGGTGGAGGTGGACCCGGAGGCCATGGAGAAGTTGAGGGTGGAGAGGGCCGACTTCTTGCACGCCTTGGAGAACGATATCAAACCG GCGTTCGGCACGGCGGCAGAAGCCTTGGAGCACTTCCTGGCGCGCGGCATCGTGAACTGGGGCGCGCCCATCTCGGCGCTGTTCGAGGACGGCCAGCTCTACATACAGCAGGCGCGTGCCACTGAAGCCAGCG GTCTAGTATCAGTACTGCTAGAAGGCCCGCCCAACAGCGGTAAGACCGCGCTGGCGGCGCAACTGGCCAAAATGTCCGACTTCCCGTTCGTGAAGGTGTGCTCGCCCGAGGACATGGTCGGCTTCACGGAGACCGCCAAGTGTCTGCAGATCAGGAAG TACTTCGACGACGCCTACCGTTCCACGCTCTCGTGCATCCTGGTGGACAACATCGAGCGCCTGCTGGACTACGGCCCCATCGGACCGCGCTACTCCAACCTGACCCTCCAGGCGTTGCTCGTGCTGCTCAAGAAACAGCCGCCTAAGGGCAGGAAGCTGCTCATCCTCTGCACCAGCAGCCGCAG ACAAGTCCTGGAGGACATGGAGGTGACGTCGGCGTTCACGGGCGTGCTGCACGTGCCCAACCTGTCGCAGCCGGAGCACGTGATGTCCGTGCTCGAGGAGAGCGACGCCTTCTCTAAGCGCGACCTGCAGAAGATCCAGCACGACCTGCGCGGGGCCAA GATCTTCATCGGAATCAAGAAGCTGCTAGCGCTAATAGACATGGTGAAACAGACGGAAGAGGAGAACAGAGTATTCAAGTTCCTCACAAAGATGCAAGAGGAAGGCGGGCTCGACCTGGGCACCACTATACAATAA